One Glycocaulis abyssi DNA window includes the following coding sequences:
- a CDS encoding DUF1761 domain-containing protein produces the protein MDILGVSLIGWVLATIGFMAVGFVWYGPLFGKKWMELNGFTPESFEGANMTLTMVKGVINSAVMAAFIGYVLVAVDASGLVAHLKWAFLLWLGFSATSQALAHIWERQPLKLTLIHWSNNLVGFLLAGLIFALI, from the coding sequence ATGGATATTCTTGGTGTTTCACTGATTGGCTGGGTGCTCGCCACAATCGGCTTCATGGCCGTCGGCTTTGTCTGGTACGGGCCGCTATTCGGCAAGAAATGGATGGAGCTGAACGGCTTTACGCCGGAATCCTTTGAAGGCGCGAACATGACGCTGACCATGGTCAAGGGCGTCATCAATTCGGCCGTCATGGCCGCCTTTATCGGCTATGTGCTGGTGGCCGTGGACGCATCGGGCCTCGTGGCGCATCTCAAATGGGCCTTCCTGCTCTGGCTGGGCTTCTCGGCCACCAGTCAGGCCCTCGCCCATATCTGGGAGCGCCAGCCGCTAAAACTCACCCTCATCCACTGGAGCAATAATCTCGTCGGCTTCCTGCTGGCGGGTCTGATTTTCGCGTTGATCTAG
- a CDS encoding phasin family protein, translating to MAAAKKDLAKETFETFTAASNDAVKDGIEKSMAAVNDLSAFHKNSVEAVIASATTASKGFEELNTLAADYAKKSMEDGMIAAKSLASAKSVQEVIEIQSDYTKSSLEAYLASVNTVSDHVSSMMKDSLKPLNERFAAAVELMQSQR from the coding sequence ATGGCCGCTGCCAAGAAAGACCTCGCCAAGGAAACGTTTGAAACCTTCACCGCCGCGTCGAACGACGCTGTGAAAGACGGCATCGAGAAGTCGATGGCCGCTGTGAACGATCTGAGCGCCTTCCACAAGAACTCGGTTGAAGCCGTGATCGCCTCTGCGACCACCGCCTCGAAAGGCTTTGAAGAGCTCAACACTCTGGCCGCCGATTACGCCAAGAAGTCGATGGAAGACGGCATGATTGCCGCCAAGTCGCTGGCCTCTGCCAAGTCGGTCCAGGAAGTGATCGAGATCCAGTCCGACTACACCAAATCCTCGCTGGAAGCCTATCTGGCCAGCGTGAACACGGTCTCCGACCATGTGTCCTCGATGATGAAAGACTCCCTGAAGCCGCTCAATGAGCGCTTCGCGGCAGCCGTCGAGCTGATGCAGTCCCAGCGCTAA
- a CDS encoding D-alanyl-D-alanine carboxypeptidase, whose amino-acid sequence MKLRHLAACFVVFALALLVPGAPAFAQDRYAAFVADMDTGEVLHARRPDATRYPASLTKMMTLYMLFEALERGELTLATQLTMSAEAASRPPSKLGVPAGGTISVETAIRALTIRSANDVAVMVAERLSGSETSFASAMTDRAVELGLTATVFRNASGLPDARQRTTARDMARLAHALHRDFPQYFHYFNERSFAHAGRTYTTHNTLVGRVRGVDGLKTGYIRASGFNIAVTAERDGRRLVTVVMGGATGPVRDAHATELVEAAFSTLDARRDGMILASLNSPRISPIREQEILTAELSGLPGPTAMGSAAAGNGEAAPPVRIVVEDIPDLARPGRDAGSDRVRFDSTAPATLPVASASQPAPRAASGGWAVQVGAFGSRAVAQARLETVLGLAPALSGATQVTEEVVRDGRSLWRARFEAIDPATARQVCSDLARLNEACFAVNQGA is encoded by the coding sequence ATGAAACTTCGTCATCTCGCCGCCTGCTTTGTGGTGTTTGCGCTCGCGCTCCTGGTGCCGGGCGCGCCTGCCTTTGCGCAGGACCGCTATGCCGCCTTCGTGGCGGACATGGATACCGGCGAGGTCCTGCATGCGCGCCGGCCCGATGCCACGCGCTACCCGGCCTCGCTGACCAAGATGATGACGCTCTACATGCTGTTCGAGGCGCTGGAGCGCGGCGAGCTGACCCTTGCCACCCAGCTGACCATGTCGGCCGAGGCCGCCTCGCGCCCGCCTTCAAAGCTGGGCGTGCCTGCTGGCGGCACGATCAGCGTGGAGACCGCCATTCGCGCCCTGACCATACGCAGCGCCAATGATGTCGCCGTGATGGTGGCCGAGCGGCTGAGCGGCAGCGAGACAAGCTTCGCCTCCGCCATGACCGACCGCGCCGTTGAGCTGGGCCTGACGGCCACCGTGTTCCGCAATGCCTCCGGCCTGCCCGATGCGCGCCAGCGCACCACCGCGCGCGACATGGCCCGGCTGGCCCACGCCCTGCACCGCGATTTTCCCCAGTATTTCCACTATTTCAACGAGCGCAGCTTTGCCCATGCGGGCCGCACCTACACTACGCACAACACGCTGGTTGGCCGGGTGCGCGGCGTGGACGGGCTGAAAACCGGCTATATCCGCGCCTCCGGCTTCAATATCGCCGTCACCGCTGAGCGCGACGGCCGCCGCCTCGTCACGGTGGTGATGGGCGGGGCAACAGGACCGGTGCGTGATGCGCACGCGACCGAGCTGGTCGAAGCGGCGTTCTCGACGCTGGATGCCCGCCGCGACGGCATGATCCTGGCCAGCCTCAACTCCCCGCGCATCAGCCCGATCCGCGAGCAGGAAATCCTCACCGCCGAGCTGTCCGGCCTGCCCGGCCCCACCGCGATGGGTTCAGCCGCTGCCGGTAATGGCGAGGCGGCCCCGCCGGTACGCATCGTGGTCGAGGATATCCCGGATCTTGCCCGTCCGGGCCGCGATGCCGGCAGTGACAGGGTGCGCTTTGACTCAACGGCTCCGGCAACGCTACCCGTAGCATCCGCCAGCCAGCCCGCCCCCAGAGCCGCCAGCGGCGGCTGGGCGGTGCAGGTGGGTGCGTTCGGCTCGCGCGCCGTGGCGCAGGCGCGGCTGGAAACGGTGCTGGGCCTTGCCCCTGCCCTGTCCGGGGCCACGCAGGTCACCGAAGAAGTCGTGCGCGATGGCCGCTCGCTGTGGCGGGCGCGTTTTGAAGCGATAGACCCGGCCACGGCCCGGCAGGTCTGTTCAGACCTTGCCCGGCTGAATGAGGCTTGCTTCGCGGTCAATCAGGGCGCGTAA
- a CDS encoding J domain-containing protein — MNILFGVLIALGAMVLLAWLFARAKPSSVVKIGRSVAAVFVILLGVLMTMRGMGILGVPMVLAGIGFLLTGTWRGRPGFGRGGQDGTGRAQSRASQSESMSIAEARATLGVEPGASPEDIQRAYREMMKKVHPDTGGSGALARRVQMARDLLIGD; from the coding sequence ATGAATATTCTGTTTGGCGTTCTGATCGCGCTGGGCGCGATGGTGCTGCTGGCCTGGCTGTTTGCCAGGGCCAAGCCCTCGTCCGTGGTGAAGATCGGGCGCAGCGTGGCGGCGGTCTTCGTTATCCTGCTCGGCGTGCTGATGACGATGCGCGGCATGGGTATTCTCGGCGTGCCGATGGTGCTGGCCGGGATCGGCTTTCTGCTGACCGGCACATGGCGCGGGCGTCCGGGATTTGGCCGTGGCGGGCAGGATGGCACGGGCCGCGCCCAATCACGCGCCTCGCAAAGCGAGAGCATGAGCATTGCCGAGGCGCGCGCCACGCTGGGCGTCGAGCCCGGTGCCAGCCCGGAAGATATCCAGCGCGCCTATCGCGAGATGATGAAGAAGGTCCACCCGGACACAGGCGGCAGCGGCGCGCTCGCCCGCCGCGTGCAGATGGCGCGTGACCTTCTGATCGGGGATTAG
- a CDS encoding division plane positioning ATPase MipZ — MNSPASLQISRTTPPQTPRAGVREAHVIVVGNEKGGAGKSTVAIHVAIALMRMGHMVTAIDLDLRQASFTRHLENRTRWANTRGVDLPIPDQAVMRPSLSRDMDVAEAEERAAWERELASLKARSDFIVIDAPGHDTHYSRLAHSSADTIITPVNDSFVDFDLLADVDPETFEVGRPSVYSEMVWNCRKQRVARDKKPIDWVVMRNRVSTLDARNTRRVADGLRKLSERIGFRIAPGFSERVIYRELFPVGLTLLDLTESGSAIPFTMSHVAARQELRDLLIVLKLPPLAGKPFPF; from the coding sequence ATGAACTCACCGGCCAGCCTGCAGATATCACGCACTACGCCGCCGCAGACGCCCCGCGCGGGCGTGCGCGAGGCGCATGTGATTGTGGTGGGAAACGAGAAGGGCGGGGCGGGCAAGTCCACGGTTGCCATTCACGTGGCCATCGCCCTGATGCGCATGGGCCATATGGTGACGGCGATTGACCTTGATCTGCGTCAGGCCAGCTTCACCCGCCATCTGGAAAACCGCACGCGCTGGGCCAATACGCGCGGCGTGGACCTGCCCATTCCCGATCAGGCGGTGATGCGCCCCAGCCTGTCGCGCGACATGGATGTGGCCGAGGCCGAGGAGCGCGCCGCCTGGGAGCGTGAGCTGGCGAGCCTGAAGGCGCGCAGCGACTTCATCGTCATCGACGCGCCGGGCCATGACACGCATTATTCGCGCCTGGCCCATTCCTCCGCTGACACCATCATCACGCCGGTCAATGACAGTTTTGTCGATTTCGACCTGCTGGCCGATGTCGATCCGGAGACGTTCGAGGTGGGCCGTCCCAGCGTCTATTCCGAAATGGTGTGGAATTGCCGCAAGCAACGCGTGGCGCGCGATAAAAAGCCCATTGACTGGGTGGTGATGCGCAACCGCGTCTCCACGCTGGATGCGCGCAATACGCGCCGCGTGGCCGATGGTCTGCGCAAGCTGTCTGAACGCATCGGTTTTCGCATTGCGCCCGGCTTTTCAGAGCGCGTCATCTATCGCGAGCTGTTCCCGGTGGGCCTGACCCTGCTGGACCTGACCGAGAGCGGATCGGCCATTCCCTTCACGATGAGCCATGTCGCCGCGCGCCAGGAATTGCGTGATCTGCTGATCGTGCTCAAACTGCCGCCACTGGCCGGAAAGCCTTTCCCCTTCTGA
- a CDS encoding SPOR domain-containing protein, protein MIRLALPIFGALVLGACSVTGGHAGRDASPDAQQALRLAATLNAAARVNDPVLAHVTGEMDALEAALARGVPPAEEPPAEADEASLGLVPAPDAGEGQGLLSLLHGIHLASYREERHVAEGWRAMQGQHASLSGLQARYVPADLGERGIYLRLLAGPFDSAAEAASACRVIQAAQSWCAVTAFDGTPILSSQ, encoded by the coding sequence ATGATCAGACTGGCTCTTCCCATCTTCGGCGCTCTTGTGCTGGGCGCATGCAGCGTCACTGGCGGCCATGCCGGGCGTGATGCCTCGCCCGATGCGCAGCAGGCGCTTCGCCTGGCCGCCACGCTGAACGCGGCGGCGCGCGTCAATGACCCTGTGCTGGCGCATGTAACCGGCGAAATGGACGCGCTGGAAGCTGCGCTCGCGCGTGGTGTGCCGCCAGCCGAAGAACCGCCCGCAGAGGCCGATGAAGCGTCGCTGGGGCTGGTGCCGGCCCCGGATGCGGGCGAAGGGCAGGGCCTTCTAAGCCTGCTGCATGGCATACATCTGGCCTCCTACCGGGAGGAACGCCATGTGGCCGAGGGCTGGCGGGCGATGCAGGGCCAGCACGCCTCGCTTTCCGGGCTGCAGGCCCGTTACGTTCCGGCTGATCTGGGCGAACGCGGCATCTATCTGCGCCTGCTGGCCGGACCATTTGACAGCGCGGCCGAGGCGGCGTCTGCCTGCCGGGTGATACAGGCCGCACAGAGCTGGTGTGCGGTGACGGCGTTTGACGGCACGCCCATTCTCTCCTCACAGTGA
- the panC gene encoding pantoate--beta-alanine ligase: protein MLPALHCPAVHTAESLAREISQWRADGHTIGFVPTMGALHEGHIALVLRAMEVCDRVVVSIFVNPTQFAAHEDLGTYPRTLEADSALLAAAGCHLLYAPSVEEVYPDGFATTVSVEGPAIGLESDARPHFFAGVASVVARLFGQVRPDIAVFGEKDYQQLMVIRRMVSDLALPVTVLGVETKREADGLALSSRNVYLSPAERMRAGRLNVILRDLAHALEDGEPAARALEHARILAASVFDAVDYIEVRDADRLEIVGEGPLRVAARVLAAVRVGKTRLIDNVPANPARRG from the coding sequence ATGCTGCCTGCCCTGCACTGCCCCGCCGTCCATACTGCCGAGAGTCTCGCCCGCGAGATCAGCCAGTGGCGCGCGGACGGCCACACGATCGGCTTTGTGCCGACCATGGGCGCGCTGCATGAGGGCCATATCGCGCTGGTGCTGAGAGCCATGGAGGTGTGCGACCGGGTGGTGGTGAGCATTTTCGTCAATCCCACCCAGTTTGCCGCGCATGAAGACCTTGGCACCTATCCGCGCACGCTGGAGGCCGATTCCGCCCTGCTGGCCGCCGCCGGATGCCATCTGCTCTATGCGCCCTCGGTCGAGGAGGTCTATCCGGACGGATTTGCCACTACCGTATCTGTAGAAGGCCCGGCCATCGGGCTTGAAAGCGATGCGCGCCCGCACTTCTTCGCCGGTGTGGCGAGCGTGGTGGCGCGCCTGTTCGGACAGGTCCGCCCCGACATCGCCGTGTTCGGCGAGAAGGATTATCAGCAGCTCATGGTGATCCGCCGCATGGTCAGCGATCTGGCTTTGCCGGTGACAGTGCTGGGCGTGGAGACCAAGCGCGAGGCGGACGGGCTCGCCCTCTCCTCGCGCAATGTCTATCTCTCGCCCGCCGAGCGCATGCGCGCGGGCCGCCTCAACGTGATATTGCGCGATCTCGCCCATGCACTGGAAGACGGCGAACCGGCGGCAAGGGCGCTGGAGCATGCGCGCATTCTGGCCGCATCGGTGTTTGACGCGGTCGACTATATCGAGGTGCGTGACGCGGACCGGCTGGAAATCGTCGGCGAAGGCCCGCTGAGGGTGGCGGCGCGCGTGCTGGCGGCGGTGCGCGTCGGCAAGACACGCCTCATCGACAATGTACCGGCAAACCCCGCGCGGCGGGGGTAG
- a CDS encoding DUF1489 family protein, which yields MSLNLIKLCVGADTIEDLEAWRAKIAPGDKPMHHVTRMSPKRGEELLDGGSLYWVIKRVIQVRQRIIGLEEVTGSDGISRCCIWLDRELVRTAPRPKKPFQGWRYLTAADAPPDLSSPASGGEDLPDDLRAKLIEMGAW from the coding sequence ATGAGCCTCAATCTCATCAAGCTGTGCGTCGGTGCCGACACGATCGAGGATCTCGAGGCGTGGCGCGCGAAAATCGCGCCCGGCGACAAGCCGATGCATCACGTCACGCGCATGAGCCCGAAGCGCGGCGAGGAGCTGCTCGATGGCGGCTCGCTCTACTGGGTCATCAAGCGCGTGATACAGGTGCGCCAGCGCATTATCGGGCTGGAAGAAGTGACCGGCAGTGACGGCATCTCACGCTGCTGCATCTGGCTGGACCGCGAACTTGTCCGCACCGCGCCGCGCCCGAAAAAGCCGTTTCAGGGCTGGCGCTATCTCACCGCCGCCGACGCCCCGCCTGACCTCTCATCGCCGGCTTCCGGCGGCGAGGATCTGCCCGATGATCTGCGCGCAAAGCTGATCGAAATGGGGGCGTGGTAG
- a CDS encoding biotin carboxylase N-terminal domain-containing protein encodes MITKLLIANRGEIACRVIRSARQMGIATVAVYSDADAHAPHVKMADEAVHIGPSPARESYLVAERIIKAAKDTGADAIHPGYGFLSENAAFARTCAKNKIIFVGPSPEAIEAMGLKDRAKALMEEAGVPVTPGYHGDNQDADFLKKQADQIGYPVLIKAVAGGGGKGMRKVEKSADFAAALESCKREAASSFGDENVLIEKYITSPRHIEVQVFGDSHGQVVHLFERDCSLQRRHQKVLEEAPAPGMSEEVREAMCSAAVRAAQAVNYAGAGTVEFIVDGSGELRADGFYFMEMNTRLQVEHPVTEMVTGLDLVRLQLEVAAGGRVPAQDEIALSGHAIEARLYAEDPVTGFLPSTGVLERLDLPEGREGVRVDLGVEQGGEVTMFYDPMIAKIIAHGGDREEAIERLIDAIDSDVGVWPVRTNAGFLRRALAHPDFAAGDVYTGFIEAHLDELVPPGLPALHYGVAALVLSGEERGSDPWDTLAGFRLNGAPRVEYGFDAGGERLSVRLTEGGVSVNGEPLQLSDVQGYLSEQGGVVEFVHEDDTLLAGVEHHRDGLLITLQGQAVLVRDHDAAVDADALAGGDAIKAPMPGKMLSLSVKPGDAVTKGQTLAVMEAMKMEMALTAPRDGVVDAVNAAEGQQVNEGDVLVALAEDGEG; translated from the coding sequence ATGATAACCAAACTCCTCATCGCCAATCGCGGGGAAATCGCCTGCCGCGTCATCCGCTCGGCGCGCCAGATGGGCATTGCCACGGTCGCGGTCTATTCGGACGCAGACGCGCACGCCCCGCACGTTAAAATGGCTGATGAGGCGGTGCATATCGGGCCGTCGCCTGCGCGCGAGAGCTATCTGGTCGCGGAGCGGATCATCAAGGCGGCGAAAGACACGGGCGCGGACGCCATCCATCCCGGCTATGGCTTCCTGTCGGAGAATGCCGCCTTCGCCCGGACCTGCGCGAAGAACAAAATCATCTTTGTCGGCCCGAGCCCGGAAGCCATCGAGGCGATGGGCCTGAAAGACCGCGCCAAGGCGCTGATGGAAGAGGCCGGGGTGCCGGTTACGCCCGGCTATCACGGCGATAATCAGGACGCGGATTTCCTCAAGAAACAGGCTGACCAAATCGGCTATCCCGTCCTCATCAAGGCGGTGGCCGGTGGCGGCGGCAAGGGCATGCGCAAGGTGGAGAAATCGGCTGATTTCGCCGCCGCGCTGGAAAGCTGCAAACGTGAGGCCGCTTCCAGCTTTGGCGATGAAAACGTGCTGATCGAGAAATACATCACCAGCCCGCGCCATATCGAGGTGCAGGTGTTCGGCGATAGCCACGGCCAGGTGGTCCATCTGTTCGAGCGGGACTGTTCCCTCCAGCGCCGCCACCAGAAAGTGCTGGAAGAAGCGCCCGCCCCCGGCATGAGCGAAGAGGTGCGCGAGGCGATGTGTTCGGCGGCCGTGCGCGCCGCGCAGGCGGTCAATTATGCCGGTGCGGGGACGGTGGAGTTCATCGTCGATGGCTCCGGCGAACTGCGCGCGGACGGCTTCTACTTCATGGAAATGAATACCCGCCTGCAGGTGGAGCACCCCGTCACCGAGATGGTCACCGGGCTTGATCTGGTGCGCCTGCAGCTGGAGGTCGCCGCCGGTGGCCGGGTGCCGGCGCAGGACGAAATCGCGCTCTCCGGCCATGCCATCGAGGCACGGCTTTATGCCGAAGACCCGGTGACGGGCTTTCTGCCCTCCACCGGCGTGCTGGAACGCCTCGATCTGCCCGAGGGCCGTGAGGGCGTGCGCGTGGATTTAGGGGTGGAGCAGGGCGGCGAAGTCACCATGTTCTATGACCCGATGATCGCCAAGATCATCGCCCATGGCGGCGACCGGGAGGAAGCCATCGAGCGCCTTATCGACGCCATAGACAGCGATGTCGGCGTCTGGCCGGTGCGCACCAATGCAGGCTTCTTGCGCCGCGCGCTGGCCCATCCGGACTTCGCGGCGGGCGATGTCTATACCGGTTTTATCGAGGCTCATCTGGATGAGCTTGTGCCGCCGGGCCTGCCTGCGCTGCATTACGGTGTGGCGGCGCTGGTCCTCTCTGGCGAGGAGCGCGGCAGCGATCCGTGGGACACGCTCGCCGGTTTCCGCCTGAATGGCGCGCCGCGCGTGGAGTACGGCTTTGACGCGGGCGGTGAACGCCTGTCCGTGCGTCTGACCGAAGGCGGCGTCAGTGTGAACGGTGAACCTCTCCAGCTTTCCGATGTGCAGGGCTATCTGAGCGAGCAGGGCGGGGTGGTCGAGTTCGTCCACGAGGACGACACGCTGCTGGCCGGGGTGGAGCATCATCGCGACGGGCTTCTCATCACCCTGCAGGGTCAGGCCGTGCTGGTGCGCGATCACGATGCCGCCGTGGATGCCGATGCGCTGGCAGGCGGCGATGCCATCAAGGCACCGATGCCGGGCAAGATGCTGAGCCTCTCTGTGAAGCCGGGCGACGCCGTCACCAAGGGCCAGACGCTCGCCGTCATGGAAGCGATGAAGATGGAAATGGCACTCACCGCTCCGCGCGACGGCGTGGTGGATGCGGTCAACGCCGCCGAGGGCCAGCAGGTTAATGAAGGCGATGTGCTGGTCGCGCTGGCGGAAGATGGGGAGGGGTAG
- a CDS encoding DUF817 domain-containing protein, translating to MLSLRQLEAAFHARREALRARLVRGRWSGYAFEFLAFGIKQGWACLFGALMLALLLATFLFYPADAPLARYDFLTLAAVLIQIGMLVFGLENWEEARVIAVFHLVGTVMEVFKVAMGSWIYPEAGEAVLVIAGVPLFSGFMYAAVGSYIARVWRLFDFRFDRFPPLWLQGLLALAIYVNFFTHHFTIDIRLGLFAASALIYGPCVIWFRPDRVHRCMPLLLAAILTALFIWFAENIGTFARAWAYPGQEAGWHMVSLAKLGSWYLLMIISFVLVAAVHRASAARLRPRV from the coding sequence ATGCTTTCCTTACGCCAGCTTGAGGCTGCGTTTCATGCGCGCCGCGAAGCCTTGCGAGCCCGCCTCGTGCGCGGCCGCTGGAGCGGCTATGCCTTCGAGTTTCTGGCCTTTGGCATCAAGCAGGGCTGGGCCTGCCTGTTTGGCGCGCTGATGCTGGCACTGCTGCTGGCGACCTTCCTGTTCTATCCTGCCGATGCGCCGCTCGCCCGGTATGATTTTCTTACCCTTGCCGCTGTTCTCATCCAGATTGGCATGCTCGTCTTCGGGCTGGAGAACTGGGAGGAGGCGCGCGTCATCGCCGTCTTCCATCTGGTCGGCACGGTCATGGAAGTTTTCAAGGTCGCGATGGGGTCATGGATCTATCCCGAGGCGGGCGAGGCTGTGCTGGTCATCGCCGGCGTGCCGCTCTTCTCCGGCTTCATGTATGCGGCGGTCGGCAGCTATATTGCGCGGGTCTGGCGGCTGTTCGATTTCCGGTTTGACCGCTTCCCGCCTCTGTGGCTGCAGGGTCTTCTGGCTCTTGCCATTTACGTCAACTTCTTCACCCACCACTTCACCATCGACATTCGCCTTGGCCTCTTTGCGGCGAGCGCGCTCATCTACGGGCCGTGCGTGATCTGGTTCCGGCCAGACAGGGTGCATCGCTGCATGCCACTATTGCTGGCTGCGATTCTGACCGCGCTCTTTATCTGGTTTGCCGAGAATATCGGCACGTTCGCACGCGCCTGGGCCTATCCGGGGCAGGAGGCGGGCTGGCACATGGTTTCGCTCGCCAAGCTCGGCTCCTGGTATTTGCTGATGATTATCAGCTTCGTGCTGGTGGCGGCGGTCCACCGCGCCTCCGCTGCGCGCTTGCGTCCGCGCGTCTGA
- a CDS encoding enoyl-CoA hydratase-related protein: MSQNDVLLSVTPGGTAIITLNRPEKHNAFNADVIATLSDMFETLRANTDEVRMVVLRGAGPSFSAGADLEWMKAAADWTHDDNEEDALGLARMLRRLHDLPQLTVALVQGAAMGGGAGLVAACDVAIAVKDTKFRFSEVRLGLTPATISPFVVRAIGPRWAKALFATAEGFDGEFAHKIGLAQYVVDSADDLDDALEMIAKLVFAAAPGAVAASKALVDEVTGQEIDDRLGKHTAKLIADRRVSEEGREGLAAFLEKRKPGWVK; this comes from the coding sequence ATGAGCCAGAACGATGTCCTTCTGTCCGTCACGCCGGGCGGTACCGCGATTATCACGCTGAACCGGCCTGAGAAGCACAACGCCTTCAATGCCGATGTAATCGCCACCCTGTCGGACATGTTCGAGACGCTGCGCGCCAATACCGACGAGGTGCGCATGGTGGTCCTGCGCGGCGCCGGTCCCAGCTTCTCCGCCGGGGCGGACCTCGAATGGATGAAGGCGGCCGCCGACTGGACCCATGACGATAATGAGGAAGACGCGCTGGGCCTGGCGCGCATGCTGCGCCGCCTGCACGATCTGCCGCAGCTGACCGTGGCGCTGGTGCAGGGCGCGGCCATGGGCGGCGGGGCCGGGCTGGTGGCGGCCTGCGATGTCGCCATTGCGGTGAAAGACACCAAATTCCGCTTCTCCGAAGTGCGTCTCGGCCTGACCCCCGCCACTATCTCGCCGTTTGTGGTGCGCGCCATTGGCCCGCGCTGGGCCAAGGCCCTGTTTGCGACGGCAGAGGGCTTTGACGGCGAGTTCGCCCACAAAATCGGCCTTGCCCAGTATGTGGTGGACAGCGCCGATGACCTCGATGACGCGCTGGAAATGATCGCAAAGCTGGTCTTTGCCGCTGCGCCGGGCGCGGTTGCCGCCTCCAAGGCGCTGGTGGACGAGGTGACGGGGCAGGAGATTGACGACCGGCTCGGCAAGCACACCGCCAAGCTGATTGCCGACCGCCGCGTCAGCGAGGAGGGCCGCGAGGGCCTTGCCGCCTTCCTTGAAAAACGCAAACCGGGCTGGGTGAAGTAA
- a CDS encoding NAD(P)H-dependent oxidoreductase, producing the protein MARSILLVNGHPDPSKERFCHALCNAYQEGAHEGGNAVARVDIGTLDFGFLENAQAFVTPPPVDIAAVQAMLERADHMVLVHPLWLGTLPARTKAFLEHLARNDFLVKTEVKGAWPAKRMRGKSARIVMTMGMPGFAYNIFYRAHSLKALEAGVFQMAGFKPVQHTIFGAIDFSAENRKRMLDKMRALGRAGK; encoded by the coding sequence ATGGCGCGTTCCATCCTGCTGGTTAACGGACATCCAGACCCCTCAAAGGAGCGGTTCTGCCATGCCCTGTGCAATGCCTATCAGGAGGGTGCGCACGAGGGCGGCAATGCGGTGGCGCGGGTCGATATCGGCACGCTGGATTTCGGGTTTCTGGAGAATGCGCAAGCCTTCGTCACGCCGCCGCCGGTCGATATCGCTGCTGTTCAGGCCATGCTGGAGCGGGCCGATCACATGGTGCTGGTCCATCCGCTCTGGCTGGGCACGCTGCCTGCGCGCACCAAGGCATTTCTGGAGCATCTGGCCCGCAATGATTTCCTCGTGAAGACCGAGGTGAAGGGCGCGTGGCCGGCCAAGCGGATGCGCGGCAAGTCGGCGCGGATCGTGATGACGATGGGCATGCCGGGCTTTGCCTACAACATCTTCTACCGCGCCCATTCCCTCAAAGCGCTGGAGGCCGGCGTGTTCCAGATGGCGGGGTTCAAACCCGTCCAGCACACGATTTTCGGTGCCATTGATTTCAGCGCTGAAAACCGCAAGCGGATGCTGGACAAGATGCGCGCTCTGGGCCGCGCAGGGAAATAG